One window of the Alligator mississippiensis isolate rAllMis1 chromosome 5, rAllMis1, whole genome shotgun sequence genome contains the following:
- the EOMES gene encoding eomesodermin homolog isoform X1, whose protein sequence is MQLGEQLLPGGPFYRSGAGSPPLDKGAKKLGGAMLEAEAGSFAGAKADGRKGAAGGEEELGAGAARYSLDGLSPERYYLPSPGPPGAELGAPCSLFPYPAAAAQHGPVYQAPGGGRYPYGSVLPPAGFPAAAAVCPPGARPQFGAAGSAGGAYQYGQGGPPAGLYGPYPAAGACGGLGALGVAGAAAGLRAQVFLCNRPLWLKFHRHQTEMIITKQGRRMFPFLSFNITGLNPTAHYNVFVEVVLADPNHWRFQGGKWVTCGKADNNMQGNKVYVHPESPNTGAHWMRQEISFGKLKLTNNKGANNNNAQMIVLQSLHKYQPRLHIVEVTEDGVEDLNDSSKTQTFIFPETQFIAVTAYQNTDITQLKIDHNPFAKGFRDNYDSMYTASENDRLTPSPTDSPRSHQIVPGARYSVQPFFQEQFVNNLPPARFYNGERTVPQTNGLLSPQQNEEVANPPQRWFVTPVQQPGANKLDMNSYESEYSPSTLLPYGIKSLPLQTSHALGYYPDPTFSSMAGWGSRASYQRKVTWTSRTSPSGFSEDQLSKEKVKEEIGSSWIETPPSIKSLDSNDSGVYTGACKRRRLSPSTSSNENSPTMKCEDINAEDYGKDTSKGMGYYAFYTSS, encoded by the exons atgcagctgggggagcagctcctgcctggcggCCCTTTCTACCGCAGCGGCGCAGGCTCGCCCCCGCTGGACAAGGGCGCCAAGAAGTTGGGCGGCGCGATGCTGGAGGCCGAGGCGGGCTCCTTCGCGGGCGCCAAGGCGGACGGGCGCAAGGGCGCGGCGGGCGGCGAGGAGGAGCTGGGCGCGGGCGCGGCGCGGTACTCGCTGGACGGGCTCAGCCCCGAGCGCTACTACCTGCCGTCCCCGGGGCCGCCGGGCGCCGAGCTAGGCGCGCCCTGCTCGCTCTTCCCCtacccggcggcggcggcgcagcaCGGCCCCGTGTACCAGGCGCCGGGCGGGGGCCGCTACCCCTACGGCTCCGTGCTGCCCCCGGCCGGcttccccgccgccgccgccgtctGCCCGCCCGGCGCCCGGCCGCAGTTCGGGGCCGCGGGCAGCGCGGGCGGCGCCTACCAGTACGGCCAGGGCGGGCCCCCCGCCGGCCTGTACGGGCCCTACCCGGCGGCCGGCGCCTGCGGCGGGCTGGGCGCTCTCGGCGTGGCCGGCGCGGCCGCGGGGCTCCGCGCCCAGGTCTTCCTCTGCAACCGGCCGCTCTGGCTCAAGTTCCACCGGCACCAGACCGAGATGATCATCACCAAGCAGGGCAG GCGCATGTTTCCCTTCTTGAGCTTCAACATCACGGGCCTGAACCCCACGGCCCACTACAACGTGTTcgtggaggtggtgctggccgaCCCCAACcactggcgcttccaggggggcAAGTGGGTGACGTGCGGCAAGGCGGACAACAACATGCAAG GTAACAAGGTGTATGTTCACCCTGAATCCCCCAACACTGGAGCTCACTGGATGAGGCAGGAGATCTCCTTCGGGAAACTGAAGCTGACCAATAATAAAGGTGCCAACAACAACAATGCCCAG ATGATAGTGCTGCAGTCTCTACACAAATACCAGCCGAGACTTCATATTGTAGAAGTGACTGAAGATGGAGTCGAAGATCTCAATGACTCTTCAAAAACTCAGACATTTATTTTCCCGGAAACACAGTTCATAGCAGTTACTGCATATCAGAATACTGAT ATCACCCAGCTTAAGATTGACCATAACCCTTTTGCAAAAGGCTTCAGGGACAACTATGATTC CATGTACACAGCTTCAGAAAATGACAGGTTAACTCCATCTCCCACGGATTCTCCTAGATCCCACCAGATTGTCCCAGGAGCCCGGTACAGTGTGCAGCCATTCTTCCAGGAACAGTTTGTCAACAACCTACCACCAGCCAGATTTTACAATGGTGAGAGAACAGTACCTCAGACAAATGGCTTGCTCTCGCCCCAGCAAAATGAAGAAGTGGCCaatcccccccagaggtggtttGTTACTCCTGTGCAGCAGCCTGGTGCCAACAAACTGGACATGAACTCTTACGAATCAGAGTATTCGCCAAGCACCTTGCTCCCGTATGGCATTAAATCGCTTCCCCTTCAGACATCCCATGCATTGGGATACTATCCTGATCCAACGTTTTCATCtatggcagggtggggaagcagagccTCCTATCAGAGAAAAGTGACATGGACTTCCCGAACAAGTCCTTCAGGCTTCTCTGAAGATCAGCTTTCCAAAGAGAAAGTTAAAGAAGAAATTGGCTCATCCTGGATAGAGACCCCACCTTCCATAAAGTCTCTAGATTCAAATGATTCAGGGGTCTACACGGGTGCTTGTAAGAGAAGACGACTCTCCCCTAGCACTTCTAGCAATGAAAACTCTCCTACAATGAAATGTGAGGACATTAATGCTGAGGACTATGGCAAAGACACTTCAAAAGGCATGGGCTACTATGCTTTCTATACTAGTTCTTAA
- the EOMES gene encoding eomesodermin homolog isoform X2, whose product MQLGEQLLPGGPFYRSGAGSPPLDKGAKKLGGAMLEAEAGSFAGAKADGRKGAAGGEEELGAGAARYSLDGLSPERYYLPSPGPPGAELGAPCSLFPYPAAAAQHGPVYQAPGGGRYPYGSVLPPAGFPAAAAVCPPGARPQFGAAGSAGGAYQYGQGGPPAGLYGPYPAAGACGGLGALGVAGAAAGLRAQVFLCNRPLWLKFHRHQTEMIITKQGRRMFPFLSFNITGLNPTAHYNVFVEVVLADPNHWRFQGGKWVTCGKADNNMQGNKVYVHPESPNTGAHWMRQEISFGKLKLTNNKGANNNNAQMIVLQSLHKYQPRLHIVEVTEDGVEDLNDSSKTQTFIFPETQFIAVTAYQNTDITQLKIDHNPFAKGFRDNYDSSHQIVPGARYSVQPFFQEQFVNNLPPARFYNGERTVPQTNGLLSPQQNEEVANPPQRWFVTPVQQPGANKLDMNSYESEYSPSTLLPYGIKSLPLQTSHALGYYPDPTFSSMAGWGSRASYQRKVTWTSRTSPSGFSEDQLSKEKVKEEIGSSWIETPPSIKSLDSNDSGVYTGACKRRRLSPSTSSNENSPTMKCEDINAEDYGKDTSKGMGYYAFYTSS is encoded by the exons atgcagctgggggagcagctcctgcctggcggCCCTTTCTACCGCAGCGGCGCAGGCTCGCCCCCGCTGGACAAGGGCGCCAAGAAGTTGGGCGGCGCGATGCTGGAGGCCGAGGCGGGCTCCTTCGCGGGCGCCAAGGCGGACGGGCGCAAGGGCGCGGCGGGCGGCGAGGAGGAGCTGGGCGCGGGCGCGGCGCGGTACTCGCTGGACGGGCTCAGCCCCGAGCGCTACTACCTGCCGTCCCCGGGGCCGCCGGGCGCCGAGCTAGGCGCGCCCTGCTCGCTCTTCCCCtacccggcggcggcggcgcagcaCGGCCCCGTGTACCAGGCGCCGGGCGGGGGCCGCTACCCCTACGGCTCCGTGCTGCCCCCGGCCGGcttccccgccgccgccgccgtctGCCCGCCCGGCGCCCGGCCGCAGTTCGGGGCCGCGGGCAGCGCGGGCGGCGCCTACCAGTACGGCCAGGGCGGGCCCCCCGCCGGCCTGTACGGGCCCTACCCGGCGGCCGGCGCCTGCGGCGGGCTGGGCGCTCTCGGCGTGGCCGGCGCGGCCGCGGGGCTCCGCGCCCAGGTCTTCCTCTGCAACCGGCCGCTCTGGCTCAAGTTCCACCGGCACCAGACCGAGATGATCATCACCAAGCAGGGCAG GCGCATGTTTCCCTTCTTGAGCTTCAACATCACGGGCCTGAACCCCACGGCCCACTACAACGTGTTcgtggaggtggtgctggccgaCCCCAACcactggcgcttccaggggggcAAGTGGGTGACGTGCGGCAAGGCGGACAACAACATGCAAG GTAACAAGGTGTATGTTCACCCTGAATCCCCCAACACTGGAGCTCACTGGATGAGGCAGGAGATCTCCTTCGGGAAACTGAAGCTGACCAATAATAAAGGTGCCAACAACAACAATGCCCAG ATGATAGTGCTGCAGTCTCTACACAAATACCAGCCGAGACTTCATATTGTAGAAGTGACTGAAGATGGAGTCGAAGATCTCAATGACTCTTCAAAAACTCAGACATTTATTTTCCCGGAAACACAGTTCATAGCAGTTACTGCATATCAGAATACTGAT ATCACCCAGCTTAAGATTGACCATAACCCTTTTGCAAAAGGCTTCAGGGACAACTATGATTC ATCCCACCAGATTGTCCCAGGAGCCCGGTACAGTGTGCAGCCATTCTTCCAGGAACAGTTTGTCAACAACCTACCACCAGCCAGATTTTACAATGGTGAGAGAACAGTACCTCAGACAAATGGCTTGCTCTCGCCCCAGCAAAATGAAGAAGTGGCCaatcccccccagaggtggtttGTTACTCCTGTGCAGCAGCCTGGTGCCAACAAACTGGACATGAACTCTTACGAATCAGAGTATTCGCCAAGCACCTTGCTCCCGTATGGCATTAAATCGCTTCCCCTTCAGACATCCCATGCATTGGGATACTATCCTGATCCAACGTTTTCATCtatggcagggtggggaagcagagccTCCTATCAGAGAAAAGTGACATGGACTTCCCGAACAAGTCCTTCAGGCTTCTCTGAAGATCAGCTTTCCAAAGAGAAAGTTAAAGAAGAAATTGGCTCATCCTGGATAGAGACCCCACCTTCCATAAAGTCTCTAGATTCAAATGATTCAGGGGTCTACACGGGTGCTTGTAAGAGAAGACGACTCTCCCCTAGCACTTCTAGCAATGAAAACTCTCCTACAATGAAATGTGAGGACATTAATGCTGAGGACTATGGCAAAGACACTTCAAAAGGCATGGGCTACTATGCTTTCTATACTAGTTCTTAA